One genomic segment of Culturomica massiliensis includes these proteins:
- a CDS encoding response regulator transcription factor produces the protein MNQISDHLKAKKILLVDDEPQLLKMTEGILHEAGFYNIITADCVKRALEICGKEQPDLAILDVMLPDGNGYNILHEIRQNSDIPVLFLTACDQPEDIYAGLDAGGDDYMVKPFLPKELILRITAILRRCYKNDKSQLQLAHAVIDFEKAEVIRQGEIFPLTAKEHAILTTLSKAANRIVTIDALCNAAWGDNLYGYENSLMAHIRRIREKIEINPSAPDSLITVRGLGYKLMV, from the coding sequence ATGAACCAGATATCCGATCATTTGAAAGCCAAAAAGATATTATTGGTTGACGATGAACCTCAATTACTGAAAATGACAGAAGGGATATTGCATGAAGCCGGATTTTATAATATCATAACAGCCGACTGTGTAAAAAGAGCCTTGGAAATATGCGGAAAGGAACAGCCGGACCTGGCTATACTCGACGTCATGCTTCCGGACGGAAACGGATACAATATATTACATGAAATCCGACAAAATTCCGATATCCCTGTTCTTTTCCTGACGGCCTGTGATCAGCCGGAAGATATATATGCCGGACTGGATGCCGGCGGCGACGATTACATGGTAAAGCCTTTTTTACCTAAAGAATTGATATTGCGGATTACAGCTATTCTGCGACGCTGTTATAAAAACGATAAATCACAGCTGCAATTGGCTCACGCTGTTATCGATTTTGAGAAAGCGGAAGTAATCCGGCAAGGAGAAATATTTCCTCTGACAGCAAAAGAACATGCCATCCTCACCACACTAAGCAAAGCAGCGAACCGGATTGTTACAATCGATGCCCTCTGTAATGCAGCCTGGGGGGACAATTTATACGGATATGAAAATTCCCTGATGGCACACATCCGCCGAATCCGGGAAAAAATAGAAATCAACCCCTCTGCTCCAGATTCACTGATTACCGTCAGAGGTCTCGGTTACAAATTAATGGTATAA
- a CDS encoding sensor histidine kinase — translation MKGFQKLAKRTIRQTLLMMLFLFISGILTYVLIFGYYFYVQFSRHTPSEILRTVSKGLYHNNDSIQLDSTGIRILDESDTWAILVDNNNGNVIWSHALPDNIPTHYTLSEIALSSKNYLKGYPTFIWTHDDGLIMIGMPKERYTPLRGYLPASLIRDMPWLTLSSYIIQLITLLLVFYFFERRTFRSMRPILKGLQDVADGKDLHVKEKGTFSEIAAYLNRTSALLKKRATVRENWLAGVSHDIRTPLASILGYSGQIETDKSLPEDVIQKATIIRNQAVRLRELISDLNLSSRLEHDDRLIQREIFGIAPFCRKIIAEFLNDYADENYPIHIEINKSVQTTQINGSPNLLKRSIYNLLLNSIRHNPTGCTITFRLERTDHQCKISITDDGIGLQNTLLEKLKKIQGKEADSTLLSGQEHGLGLYIVCQIIKMHSGNITFSTNTPSGFRTSIYLPIL, via the coding sequence ATGAAAGGATTCCAGAAACTAGCCAAAAGAACCATACGTCAGACACTTCTGATGATGCTTTTCCTGTTCATATCAGGTATTCTTACTTATGTATTGATTTTCGGTTATTACTTTTATGTACAATTCTCACGTCACACCCCTTCGGAGATACTCAGAACAGTAAGCAAAGGGCTTTACCATAACAACGACTCCATTCAATTGGACAGCACCGGCATTCGTATCCTGGACGAATCCGATACATGGGCAATACTCGTAGACAACAATAACGGAAATGTCATCTGGAGTCATGCGCTTCCAGACAATATCCCTACACATTACACCCTATCGGAAATCGCTTTATCCTCCAAAAACTACCTGAAAGGCTACCCAACCTTTATATGGACACACGACGACGGACTGATTATGATCGGCATGCCGAAAGAGCGGTATACGCCTTTACGGGGTTATTTACCGGCTAGCTTAATCCGGGATATGCCCTGGCTCACCCTGTCTTCTTATATCATTCAGTTAATTACCCTGTTGCTCGTCTTCTATTTCTTCGAACGACGGACATTCCGCTCTATGCGCCCTATCCTAAAAGGATTACAGGATGTTGCTGACGGTAAAGACCTGCATGTGAAAGAAAAAGGGACCTTTTCGGAAATTGCCGCTTACCTTAACCGGACTTCTGCATTACTAAAGAAAAGGGCAACAGTGCGGGAAAACTGGCTGGCAGGAGTTTCACACGACATCCGGACACCTTTGGCCTCCATTCTGGGATATTCCGGACAAATCGAAACCGATAAATCGCTGCCGGAAGATGTAATCCAAAAAGCCACAATCATACGTAACCAGGCTGTCAGATTACGGGAACTGATCAGTGACCTGAACCTATCTTCCCGTCTGGAACACGACGACCGCCTCATACAACGCGAAATCTTCGGTATCGCTCCTTTCTGCCGCAAAATTATAGCCGAATTTCTAAACGATTATGCCGATGAAAATTATCCGATACATATTGAAATCAATAAATCCGTTCAAACGACACAAATAAACGGTTCTCCCAATCTGCTGAAACGAAGTATCTACAATTTATTATTAAACAGCATAAGACACAATCCGACCGGATGCACCATCACATTCCGGCTGGAACGGACCGATCACCAGTGTAAAATATCAATTACAGATGACGGAATCGGATTACAAAATACATTACTGGAAAAACTAAAAAAAATCCAGGGTAAAGAAGCGGACTCCACTCTCCTTTCAGGCCAGGAACACGGATTAGGGCTTTACATCGTATGCCAGATCATAAAAATGCACAGCGGCAACATTACCTTCTCAACCAACACCCCCTCCGGATTCCGAACCTCCATTTATTTACCGATATTATAA
- a CDS encoding sugar porter family MFS transporter, with protein sequence MKSGINIGYIVFLAVVAALGGFLFGYDTAVISGTIAQVSQLFSLDAIEQGWYVGCALVGSIVGVLCAGVMSDYLGRKRTMLISAVLFTVSAVGCAVCGNFNQLVVYRIIGGVGIGVVSIISPLYISEISVACYRGRLVSLYQLAVTVGFLGAYLVNYALLNNASVGSVSGESLWNQVFYTEVWRGMLGMEALPAILFFGVIFFIPESPRWLILRRHTESAHRILKRIYGSDEMAGEELNATREVVKSATKSEWKLILKPGILKAVLIGVGIAILGQFMGVNAVLYYGPAIFESSGLSGGDSLFYQVMVGVVNMLTTVLALVIIDKVGRKQLVYYGVSGMILSLILIAFYFTMGENLGISSIFLLIFFLFYIFCCAVSICAVIWVLLSEMYPIKVRGIAMSIAGFSLWIGTYLIGQLTPWMLQHLSPAGTFLLFAVMCVPYMLIIWKLVPETTGKSLEEIEKMWEK encoded by the coding sequence ATGAAATCAGGGATAAACATCGGTTATATTGTTTTTCTGGCTGTTGTGGCTGCTTTGGGTGGATTTCTTTTCGGTTACGATACGGCTGTCATTTCCGGGACCATAGCTCAGGTGTCCCAGCTTTTTTCATTAGATGCCATAGAGCAGGGGTGGTATGTAGGGTGTGCTTTGGTCGGGTCGATTGTCGGCGTGTTGTGTGCCGGAGTGATGAGTGATTATTTGGGGAGAAAGCGAACAATGCTTATTTCGGCTGTTTTATTTACCGTATCAGCAGTCGGTTGTGCCGTGTGTGGGAATTTTAATCAGTTGGTCGTATATCGGATTATCGGAGGTGTGGGTATAGGTGTTGTTTCTATTATTTCACCTTTATATATATCGGAGATTTCCGTTGCCTGTTACCGGGGGCGTTTGGTCTCTTTGTATCAGTTGGCTGTAACCGTCGGTTTCCTCGGGGCTTATTTGGTCAATTATGCGTTACTGAACAATGCTTCTGTTGGTAGTGTATCGGGAGAATCCTTATGGAATCAGGTTTTTTATACAGAAGTATGGAGAGGTATGCTGGGGATGGAAGCCTTGCCGGCTATCTTGTTTTTTGGGGTTATATTTTTTATTCCGGAAAGTCCCCGTTGGCTGATTCTTCGCCGGCATACGGAGTCTGCCCATCGTATTCTGAAACGGATTTACGGTTCGGATGAAATGGCCGGAGAGGAGTTGAACGCTACCCGGGAAGTTGTGAAGAGTGCAACAAAATCCGAATGGAAATTGATTTTGAAACCCGGGATACTGAAAGCTGTCCTGATTGGAGTCGGTATTGCTATACTCGGGCAATTTATGGGAGTGAATGCCGTATTGTATTACGGACCGGCTATTTTTGAAAGCAGTGGCTTGTCCGGAGGAGATTCCTTGTTTTACCAGGTAATGGTGGGGGTTGTAAATATGCTGACCACTGTATTGGCATTGGTGATTATCGATAAAGTCGGACGAAAACAATTGGTATACTACGGTGTTTCGGGTATGATCCTGTCTTTGATACTGATTGCATTTTATTTTACGATGGGAGAAAACCTGGGGATTTCCAGTATTTTCCTGTTGATTTTTTTCTTGTTTTATATTTTTTGCTGTGCCGTATCGATTTGTGCTGTGATTTGGGTATTGCTTTCAGAAATGTATCCGATAAAAGTACGGGGAATAGCGATGTCTATTGCCGGTTTTTCCTTGTGGATAGGAACCTATCTGATCGGTCAGTTAACTCCTTGGATGTTACAGCATCTCAGTCCGGCCGGAACATTTTTATTATTTGCAGTTATGTGCGTGCCTTATATGCTTATTATTTGGAAGCTGGTTCCGGAAACTACCGGTAAATCATTGGAAGAAATTGAAAAAATGTGGGAAAAGTGA
- a CDS encoding TonB-dependent receptor domain-containing protein: MKKMLFLLCMMCPLVLFAQSVYTVKGIVVDSITGETEPYATIRVLKKTDLKNPVKMLVTDVNGMFQFELQTPGAYLFTLTYVGRKPLEQEFQIKGDEKIIDLGKLKISNESNELSEAVVKVQKQLVKNDVDKLSYSVADDPDSKTNTALDMLRKVPRVTVDGEDNIRLNGNTNYRIFINGKPSNLLTNNPGQILKGMPASSIKNIEVISNPGARYDAEGVGGIINIVMGGSGMEGFMATLNAGVNSFGTNAGAYISAKAGKLSLSANYGYQYYKAPANLATSIREDLTDPARKFLYTRNEMKQRLPLHYGVIEASYEIDSLNLLTLSGNLYGGNVKMDMNSRTWMNNNSGDPVYAYRQQGKANTDLGAQTVTLDYQHTARRNKQEFFTLSYRFDRTPKNFGSFYHIYDLEGDDPFLNQLSRYQDRSNEASTREHTVQGDYVNTFAKFHTIEAGVKYIFRNNDSKGDYRIKGTEDGDWQPDPLQSSEDYEHLQRIIAAYTSYGLKYRKIGMKAGIRMEHTAQKVRFNTDKDENFDVNFTDVVPSVVLSWQPGMFRTVQLTYNMRISRPGISYLNPFRQVITPLDVRYGNSDLESEKNHNVTLNFSSFSQKFNINLAALYSFTNNSINQYQFIDADGVLNTTYGNIGNNQSVGMTAFVNWNASPRARIYLNGNLNYVKYSSGNHGNPYTKGMSNEGMTGSIYLGAQQGFNHGFRLSLNGGYFLPAISLQGEGMSAYYYSVSLNKAFLKDRLNLTLSAANFLEKDRTYTNKTQTPYLRTKDDYRMTVRSFAVNVSWRIGSLSERVKKVSRTITNDDVKNIQESGAMGGTGNMGGKK, from the coding sequence ATGAAAAAGATGCTTTTTCTTTTGTGTATGATGTGTCCGTTGGTTTTGTTTGCACAAAGCGTTTATACGGTAAAGGGTATTGTCGTCGACTCGATTACGGGAGAAACCGAACCTTATGCAACCATCCGGGTACTGAAAAAAACGGATCTGAAAAATCCTGTCAAAATGTTGGTAACGGATGTAAACGGTATGTTTCAGTTTGAATTACAAACTCCCGGAGCCTATTTGTTTACTTTGACTTATGTTGGTCGGAAACCTTTGGAACAGGAGTTTCAGATAAAAGGTGACGAAAAGATAATCGATCTGGGAAAATTGAAAATCAGTAATGAATCGAATGAATTATCGGAAGCCGTTGTAAAAGTACAAAAGCAACTGGTAAAAAACGATGTAGATAAATTGTCTTACAGTGTGGCTGACGATCCCGATTCTAAAACAAATACGGCATTGGATATGCTTCGGAAGGTACCTCGTGTAACTGTTGACGGAGAAGATAATATCCGTCTGAACGGGAATACGAATTATCGGATCTTCATTAACGGTAAGCCATCCAATTTATTAACGAATAATCCGGGGCAGATTTTGAAAGGGATGCCCGCCAGCAGTATTAAAAATATAGAGGTAATCAGTAATCCGGGAGCCCGGTATGATGCGGAAGGAGTGGGTGGGATTATCAATATTGTAATGGGCGGTAGCGGAATGGAGGGGTTTATGGCGACTTTGAATGCTGGTGTGAACAGTTTTGGTACCAATGCCGGTGCATACATTTCGGCTAAAGCGGGAAAGTTGTCGTTATCGGCTAATTATGGGTACCAATACTATAAAGCTCCGGCTAATTTGGCTACTTCAATCCGGGAGGACCTGACCGATCCGGCCCGAAAATTCCTGTATACGAGGAATGAGATGAAACAACGTTTGCCCTTGCATTATGGCGTAATAGAGGCCAGTTACGAAATCGATTCGTTGAATTTACTGACTCTTTCCGGAAATTTGTACGGAGGGAATGTAAAAATGGATATGAATTCCCGCACCTGGATGAATAATAACAGCGGAGATCCGGTTTATGCTTATCGTCAGCAGGGAAAAGCAAATACGGATTTGGGAGCACAGACCGTTACCCTCGATTATCAGCATACGGCTCGTCGGAATAAACAGGAATTTTTTACGCTTTCCTACCGTTTCGATCGCACTCCTAAGAATTTCGGATCATTTTATCATATTTACGATTTGGAAGGAGACGATCCTTTTCTGAACCAATTGAGCCGTTACCAGGACAGGAGTAATGAGGCATCTACGCGGGAACATACGGTGCAGGGAGATTATGTCAATACTTTTGCTAAATTTCATACAATTGAAGCCGGGGTAAAGTATATTTTCAGAAATAACGACAGTAAAGGCGATTACCGGATTAAAGGGACGGAGGACGGAGACTGGCAGCCCGATCCGTTACAAAGTTCAGAGGATTACGAGCATTTGCAGCGTATAATAGCAGCTTATACCAGTTATGGTTTGAAATATCGTAAGATAGGCATGAAAGCCGGGATTCGTATGGAACATACGGCACAGAAGGTACGTTTTAACACGGATAAAGATGAAAATTTCGATGTAAACTTTACAGATGTTGTTCCTTCGGTGGTATTGTCCTGGCAGCCCGGTATGTTCCGGACCGTGCAGCTGACTTATAATATGCGTATCAGCCGTCCGGGAATCAGTTACCTGAATCCTTTCCGTCAAGTGATTACCCCTTTGGATGTCAGGTACGGTAATTCTGATCTGGAATCGGAGAAGAATCACAATGTAACCTTGAATTTCAGTAGTTTCTCCCAGAAGTTCAATATTAATCTGGCAGCTTTGTATAGTTTTACGAACAATAGCATCAATCAGTACCAGTTTATCGATGCCGATGGGGTGTTAAATACGACATACGGGAATATCGGCAACAATCAATCGGTCGGTATGACTGCTTTTGTGAATTGGAATGCCAGTCCCCGGGCCCGGATATATCTCAACGGAAATTTGAATTATGTAAAATACAGCAGCGGAAATCATGGAAATCCCTATACGAAAGGGATGAGTAACGAAGGAATGACCGGGAGTATTTATCTGGGTGCACAGCAAGGTTTCAATCATGGGTTTCGGTTGAGCCTGAACGGAGGTTATTTTTTGCCCGCTATCTCTTTGCAAGGAGAAGGGATGTCCGCCTATTATTATAGTGTGAGTCTGAATAAAGCCTTCCTGAAAGATCGTTTGAATCTGACATTGTCGGCAGCCAACTTTTTGGAAAAAGACCGCACTTATACGAATAAAACCCAGACTCCGTATTTACGGACAAAGGACGATTACCGAATGACCGTAAGATCGTTTGCCGTAAATGTATCCTGGCGTATCGGCAGTCTTTCCGAACGTGTGAAAAAAGTTTCCCGTACCATTACGAACGATGATGTAAAAAATATTCAGGAAAGCGGAGCAATGGGAGGAACCGGAAATATGGGAGGGAAGAAATAG